The Roseomonas haemaphysalidis genome segment TGGGCGTAGAGGCTGGTCAGACCGTGGCCATGCTGGATGATCACGGTGTTGCCGGTGAAGTAGAGGTCGGCCGCCAGGGCCACCCGCCCGCCGCCCATGCTGCTGCAGGGCGTGCCGGTGGGGGTGGCGATGTCCAGCCCCAGATGCGCCGCGCGCGGCTCCCCGTTCAGGATGCGCTGGCTGCCGTAGACGCCGCTGATGCGGCCGCGCGCCGGCCAGGCGAAGGGCTCGGCGAAGAACGGCATCTCGCTGTCATCGGCGCGGGCGGCGTTGATGCGCTTCTGCTCCGCCTGGATGCGCGCCAGCTGCTGCGCGTTGGGCGAGACCATGGCCGGCGGCAGCCCGTTCAGCCGCTGGATGTCCCAGTCCCGCTTGGCGATGGCCAGCTCGCGCGTTTCGCTGCCGCCGGGGCCGCTGACGGCCAGCCGCGCCACCGGCCCCGCGTCCCGCGCGAAGCCGACGATGAAGCGCCCGTCCGGCGCCACGCGCACCGCCCGGCCATCCAGCGTCACGCGGCTGCCGGGGGCCGCCTGTCCCAGCGCCAACCCGCCCTGGCTCAGCCCCTCCGGCCCGATGCTCAGGCCGCGCGGCGTGGCCGTGGCGGCGGCGGGCTGCGCCTCAGCGGCGGGCTGGCGGGCGCAGCCGGCGGCGGCCAGCAGCAGGGTGGCGGCGGCGCGACGGGAAATGATCATAGGAGCGATCCCTGTTCGGGCTTGGGGGCGGGGCGGGGGCGCTTTTGCGGTGCGCTGCCGTCGGCGGTGGCGTGCAACGTGCCGTCCCGCAGCGTGATGGCGAGGCGCGCACCGGCCGGAACCTCGCCGGCGGCGGTGACGGGCGGCCCGTCCTCCAGGCGCACCAGCGCGAAGCCGCGCGCCAGCACGCCCTGGTAGGACGCGCCCTCCAGCCGCGCGGCGAGGCCGGACAGCGTCAGCCGTGCCTCGCGCAGCGAGGCCGCCACGCGGGTGCCGGGGTCCGGCAGGCGGTGCAGCCGGGCCTGCTGCTGCTCCAGCACGCGCCGCAGCGCCTGCCCGGCATCCGGAATGCGCGCCAGTGCCGCGTGCCGCTGGTCCACCATGCGGCGCAGCGCATTGGCCGGGTCCGGCACGCGGGCGAGGCGCGCGTGGCTCTGGTCGGTCAGGCGCTGCAGGGCGGCGGTGGCGCGCGTCGCGGCCTGGGCCACGGCGTGGCGGTGCCCGGCCAGGGTTTCGCGCGGGTGGGGCAGGCGGGGGGCCAGCGCGTCCAGCGCCGCGCGCTTGCGGGCGAGCAGCGCGGCGGGGGCCAGCACCAGCCGCTCCGCCCGGTCGTCCAGCCGTTGCCGCGCGGCGCCGACGATGCCCGGCAGGTCTGGCATCCGCGCCTCGGTGCGGCTCAGGCGCAGGCGCGCGTGGTTCAGCGCCGCCTGGCCCGATTGCAGCAGCCGGGCGGAGCGCTGCGCCAGCGCCGCCAGCAGCTCCGCCCGCGCCGGCACCGCCAGCTCGGCGGCGGCGGTGGGGGTGGGCGCGCGGCGGTCGGAGGCGAAGTCGACCAGGGTGGTGTCCGTTTCGTGCCCCACGGCCGAGATGACCGGGATGGGGCAGGCGGCCACGGCGCGGATGACGGCCTCGTCGTTGAAGGCCATCAGGTCCTCCAGGCTGCCGCCGCCGCGCGCCACGATCAGCACGTCTGGGCGCGGCATGCCGGCCGGCAGGCGGGAAAAGCCATGGATGGCGGCGGCGATCTGCTCCGCCGCGCCCTGGCCCTGCACCGGCACCGGCCACAGCAGGATGTGGCTCGGGAAGCGCCGGGCGATGGTGGTGCGGATGTCCTGGATCACCGCGCCCTTTTCGGAGGACACGACGCCGATCACGCGCGGCAGCCGGGGCAGGGGCTTCTTGCGCGCCTCGTCGAACAGCCCCTCGGCGCCCAGCTTCTTGCGCAGCGCCTCGATGCGCGCCAGCAGGGCGCCCTCGCCGGCATATTCCAGGCGGTCGATGATGAGCTGGTAGTCCGACCGCTCGCCATAGGCCGAGACCTTGCCGGTGGCGATGACCTCCACCCCGTTCTCCGGCTTCAGGCTCAGCTTGGGCACCGCGAAGCGCCAGATGATGGCGCGGATCTTCGCGCCCTCGTCCTTCAGCGCCAGGTAGATGTGGCCGGAGGGATAGGCCTTCAGCTCCGTGATCTCGCCGCGCACGCGCACGCGGCCGAACTCGCCTTCCAGCGTGCGCTTGATGGCGCCGCTGATCTCGGACACGGTGAATTCGGGGGCATTGGTGCGGGCGGGGGTGTCGGTGTCCATCGCCGCCCATCATGCGCCGGGCGGGCGTTTCTGGCTATCGGGGCGGTGCGGTGGCCGGCCCGGGCGCGGCGCCTGCATCCCGTCCGAAAGGGTGACGCCACGCCCCCGCCATGCTAGCCCGCCGCCAGTTTCAGCAGCGGCGGGGATTGGCGCGATGAAGGTGCTTCTGGTGGGCGGCGGCGGGCGCGAGCACGCGCTGGCCTGGGCGCTGTCCGCGTCCCCCATGCTGACCAAGCTCTGGTGCGCCCCCGGCAACGCGGGCATCGCCGAGCTGGCCGAATGCGTGGCCATCGGCGCCGAGGACGTGGCCGCCCTGGTCGCCTTCGCGCGCGACAAGGCCGTGGACCTCGTGGTGGTCGGTCCGGAAGCGCCGCTCACGCTGGGGCTGGCCGATGCCTGCGCCGCCGCCGGCCTGCGCTGCTTCGGTCCTTCCGCCGCCGCCGCGCAACTGGAAGGCAGCAAGGTCTTCACCCGCGAGGTGACCACCGCCGCCGGCGTGCCCGGCGCCGAATGGGCGCAGTTCACCGACCCCGGTGCCGCCCGCGCCTACCTGCGGGACAAGGGTGCCCCCATCGTGGTCAAGGCCGATGGCCTCGCCGCCGGCAAGGGCGTGGTGGTCGCCATGACGGTGGAGGAGGCCGAGGCCGCCATCACCGACATCATGGAAAGCCGCGTGCATGGCGAGGCCGGCGCCTCCATCCTGCTGGAAGAATGCCTGATGGGGCAGGAGGTCTCCTTTTTCGCGCTGTGCGACGGCACCACCGCCCTGCCCATGGCCGCCGCCCAGGACCACAAGCGCGTGGGTGATGGCGACACCGGCCCCAACACCGGCGGCATGGGCGCCTATTCCCCGCCGCCCGCCTTCACCCCGGCGCTGGAGGCGGAGGTGATGGAGCGCATCGTGCGCCCCTCTCTCGCCGAGATGGCCCGGCGCGGCACGCCCTTCCGCGGCGTGCTGTTCGTGGGCCTGATGCTGACGGAGCAGGGGCCGAAGCTGATCGAGTTCAACGTGCGTTTCGGCGACCCGGAATGCCAGGTGCTGATGCTGCGCCTGCAATCCGACCTGCTGACCGCGCTGCTCGCCGCCTGCGACGGCGAGCTGGACCGCTTCTCGCTCCGCTGGTCGGACGAGGCTGCGATGGTGGTGGTCATGGCCGCCCGCGGCTACCCCGGCGCCTACGCGAAGAACACCGCGATCGAGGGGCTGGAGGATGCCGCCCGCATCCCCGGCGCGCAGGTGTTCCACGCCGGCACGACGCGGGCAGAAGACGGCGCGCTGGTGTCCACCGGTGGCCGGGTGCTGGGCGTGGCCGGCACCGGCGCCACGCTGCAGGCGGCGCGTGACGCGGCCTATCAGGCGGTGGATGCCATCCGCTGGCCGGAAGGCTTTTGCCGCCGCGACATCGGCTGGCGAGCCTTGTGATCGTCTTTCTCGACTTCGAGGCCAGCAGCCTGGCCAAGCGCGGCTATCCCATCGAAGTCGGCTGGGCAGCCGAGGACGGCAGCGGCGAGGGCCACCTGATCCGCCCCGCCCCGGACTGGGTGGATTGGAGCGCCGAGGCCGAAGCCATCCACGGCATCACCCGCCACACCCTGCTGCGCGATGGCACGCCGCACGACGTTGTCGCCCGCCGCATGGTCGAGGCGCTAACCGGGCACGACCTCTACGCCTCGGCCCCCTCCTGGGACGGCAAGTGGCTCAGCGCCCTGCTGCGCGCCGCCGGCCTGCCGCGACACGCGCTCCGCCTGCGCGACACGGAGGAGGCGCACCGCGCGGTGCTGCTGGCCGCCGGCCTGCCGCCGGAACAGGCGGAGGCACTGCTGCCGGACGAGCCACCCGCGCACCGCGCGCTGGAGGATGCGCGGCGGGAACTGCGGCGGTGGCGAGGGTTGCGGGAAAAGGTCGGGGGAAAGAATTCCCCCGAACCCCCATCTTCTTTTTGATCTGATTTCGGGAGTGGACGTGACAGGTGGAGCGATAAGTCTGCTGGCCTGAGCTGGTATTTTTAAGATCACTACTGCGGCCGCAGCGCACCGCCACCACGGCCGCCTCGGAAAAACAGCCAGAAAGAGAAGAAGGGGTCCGGGGAATTCTTTCCCCGGCCTTCTCGCCCATCAGAACAGCGCCAGCTGCGTCGCCTCGCCCGGCCGGTGCGGCACGCTGAACAGGTCCGTCCGCAGCCCGGTGACGCCGGTGTGCCCCTGCATGGTGGGGTCCAGCCCCAGCCGCTTCACCGCCACCGAGAAGCGGCGGGCCAGCATCTCGGCATAGGGTCCGCTGCCGGTCTGGCGCTGGCCGAAGCGGCTGTCATAGGTCTGGCCGCCGCGCGTCTGGCGCACCAGGGCCATCACCTTGGCGGCGCGCTCGGGCATGTGGGTGTGCAGCCAGGCCTCGAAGATCTCGCCGATCTCCAGCGGCAGGCGCAGCAGCACGTAGCCGGCGCGGGTGGCGCCGTGGCTGGCGCCGCGTTCCAGGATGCGCTCCAGCTCCATGTCGTTGACGGCCGGGATCATCGGCGCGGCCAGCACCGCCACGGGGATGCCGGCGGCGGCCAGCTTCTCCACCGCGTCCAGCCGCCGCTCCGGCGTCGCCGCGCGGGGTTCCAGGATGCGCGCCAGCCCGCGGTCCAGCGTGGTGACGGACAGGCACACCCGCGCCAGCCCGCGTTCCGCCATGCGCCCCAGGATGTCGATGTCGCGCACCACGTTGGCCGATTTGGTGACCACGGCGACGGGGTGGTTGAAGCGGTCCAGCACCTCCAGCACCGCGCGCGTCAGCTTCAGCGTGCGTTCCACCGGCTGGTAGGGGTCGGTATTGCTGCCGAGCGCGATGGTGGCGGGCTGGTAGCCCGGCTTGCGCAGCTGCGCTTCCAGGAGCTCGGCGATCTGCGGCTTGAACAGGAGCTTGGTTTCGAAGTCGAGCCCCGGCGAGAAGCCGAGATAGGCATGCGTCGGCCGCGCGAAGCAATACACGCAGCCATGCTCGCAGCCCCGGTACGGGTTGATGGAGCGGTCGAAGCCGAGGTCCGGGGAGTTGTTGCGCGCCAGCGCCGTGCGGCTGCTGTCCTTGATCAGCGTGGTGGCCAGCGGCGGCAGGTCCGCCTGTTCCTCTTCCCAGCTGTCCCAGCCGTCGTCGAAGGCCACGGTGCTGTGGCGGTCGAAGCGGATGGCGGGGTTGGTGGTGGCGCCGCGCCCGCGCCGGGCGCCGTGCAGCAGGGCCGAGGCATCGTGGATGCTACCTTCCGGCATGCTGGCGTTCCCCCTTCGTTCGGCCTCACCCTGTCCGATCGGAGCTGACAGAGTCAAGAACATCAATAGAACGATTGGTTAACAACCCAGGCGCGAGGCCCGCGTCACCGGCTGAGCGCCAGCTTCACCCCGAAGCCGATGAACACGCCGCCTGTCAGCCGGTCCAGCCACCGCACCACCGCCGGCCGGCGCAGGACGCGGCCCAGCGGCCGGGTGGCGCCGATCAGCAGCGCGCACCACAGCAGCCCCATCAGCACGTGCAGGCAGGCCAGCCCGAAGGTCCAGGCGCCCGGCGCCATGCCCGCCGGCACGAACTGCGGCAGAAAGGACACGTAGAACACGCCGATCTTGGGGTTCAGCAGGTTGCCCAGCAGACCGCGCAGAAACCAGGCGCGGCCGCTGGCCGCGGCGGCCTCCGCGCCGTGCTGCATGCTGCTGCGCGGCCGCAGCAGCATGCGCAGCCCGAGCCAGCACAGATAAGCCGCGCCCGCCCAGCTCAGCAGCGCATAGGCCAGCGGCGCCGAGTTCAGCAGCGCCGCCAGCCCCACCGCCACCGCCGCCCCCCACACCAGGCAGCCGAGGCCGATGCCCAGCGCCGCCAGCGCCGCGCGGCGGGTGCCTTCCACCGTGGCGGCGCGCAGCACCAGCGCGGTGTCCACCCCCGGCGTCACGGTCAGCAGCCCGGCGGCCAGCACAAAGGCGAGCAGCGAGGCCGCCACGGCGCTCAGCCCGCCGCCTTCAGGTGTTCCTGCAGCCGCGGCATCAGCTCCACCAGGTTGCAGGGCTTGTGCCGGGCGTCGAGCTGAAAGCGCAGGATGTCGTCCCACGCGTCCCGCACCGCGCCGGAGGAGCCGGGCAGGGCGAACAGATAGGTGCCGCCCGCGACCCCGCCCAGCGCGCGCGACTGCATGGTGCTGGTGCCGATCTTGGCGTAGCTCAGCATGCGGAACAGCTCGCCAAAGCCGCCGATCTCCTTGTCCAGCACGCGGGCAAAGGCCTCGGGCGTCACGTCGCGGCCGGTGATGCCGGTGCCGCCGGTGGTGATGCCCACGTCCACCGCCGGGTCCGCCACCCAGCGGCGCAGCACCGCCTCGATCGCATCCGCCTCGTCGCGCACGATGCGGCGGGACTGCACGTTGTGGCCGGCCGCCGCGATGCGGTCGGCCAGCAGCTGGCCGGACTTGTCCGTGGACAGGTCGCGCGTGTCGGACACGGTCAGCACGGCGATGTTGACCGGCACGAAGGGCAGGCTCTCGTCGATCGGCATGGGAAGGCTCCTCCTGTCACGGGGGAGATTCGCCCGCCCGGCCCGGATGTCGAGAGGTTTCTTGGCGCGGCGCGCGGCTCAGCCCGGCCCGCGCACCTGATTCCGCCCCGCCCGCTTGGCGGCGTAGAGCCCGGCATCGGCCGCGGCGATCAGCGCCTCGGCCTCGGCATGCGCGCCGCTGCCGGCGACGCCCGCGCTGAAATGCACGCGGAACGGCGCCTCCGCCCCCGCGAAGGGCGTTTCGCCGAAGCGCTCGCGGACGCGGTCCAGCCGCGTGGCGGCGGCCTCGGGCGGGGTGTTGGGCAGCAGCACGGCGAATTCCTCGCCACCGTAGCGGCCGATCACGTCCGTGCGGCGGAGCTGCTTCTGCAACGCCCGCGCCAGGCCGCGGATCACCCGGTCCCCCACCAAGTGGCCGTGCGTGTCGTTGACCGACTTGAAGTGGTCGAGGTCGATGATGCCGAGGCTCAGCACGCTGCCTTCCCGCGCCGCGCGCTCCAGCTCCAGCGCCAGGCGTTCCTTGAAGCGGGCGTGGTTCAGCAGGCCGGTCAGGCTGTCGCTTTCCATCACCGCGCGCAGCGCCCGCGCGCGCTCGGCGCGCAGCCGCACCAGCGTCACCAGCCGGTCCAGCTCCACGGGCTTGGGGATGAAGTCGTCGCCGCCCAGGCGGCGGGCCATGATCTGCCGGCCGCTGTCCTGCTCGGCGGACAGGAACACGATGGGTACGGACAGGTGCCGCCGCGTTTGCCGGATCACCCGCGCCAGCTCGATGCCGTCCACCTCCGGCATCTGCACGTCCATCAGGATCAGGTCCGGGTGGGCGGCGGACAGCGCCTCCATGGCGCGGGATGGGTCGCTCACCACCGTCACCACCATGCCGGCACGGCGCAGCGCCAGGGCATAGGCCTCGGCCAGCAGCGGGTCGTCATCCACCACCAGGATGGAAAAGCGCGCCTCGTCGCCGCGCGCGGCGAAGTGGTCCAGCCAGTCGGCCAGCTCGTTCACCGCCAGCGGCTTGGCCACCACGGCGGCCACGCCGGCACGCGCCGCCGCCAGCCGCGCCGCGAAGCCGCCTTCCTGCGCCAGCAGGATCACCGGGCAGCGGCCGGCCAGGGCGGCGCAGATCGCCGCGGCATCGGGCAGGGCGTCGTCCACCACCGCGGCGGTCAGGCGCCCGGGGGGCAGGTCCTCCAGCGCGTCGCCGTCGCGTGCCAGGTGCAGCGGGTAGCCGAGGTTGCCGATGATGGCCGCCAGCTCCGCCTGCTCCTCCGGCACCGCGAACAGGTAGATGCCCTCGGCCCCCTCGGCCGTGTCGGTGGCCGCGGCGTCCGGCTCGGCGCCGCCGCCCGCCTCGGGGCCGCCGGCCCAGGCGTCGCGCACGGCATCCACGAAGCGCGTGGTCTGGCTGCGCCGGTCGGCGCCGGGCGCCTCGGCCTCGGCCAGCCCCAGCAGCATCACCTCCAGCGGCGCGGCGGCGGCCGAGATGCCGGGAAAGCCGAAGGTGCCGCCGGCGCCGGCCAGCCGGTGCGCGCTGGCGGCCAGCGCCCGCGCGTCCTGCCGCGCGGCGGCGCCCCAGCCCGGCAACGCGGCCAGGCGGGACCAGCCTTCCACCACCTCCGCCACCCGCTCGCCCAGGCGCTGCACGCCCTCGGCCCGCAGGCGGCGCAGCGCGTCGCGGATCTCGCCCTCGGGGCTGCCGGTCGTGTCCATGCCGTCAGGCATCCTCCCGCCGCTCCCAGATGCCGCGCACGGTGGCCGACAGCGTCATCGGGTCGAAGGGCTTGGAAATCACGTCCAGGCTGCCGAGCGAGCGGTAGTGCGACACCTCGTGCGGCTGCACCTTGGCGGTCATGAACACCGCCGGCGTGCTGGCCGTCGCTTCCAGCTGGCGCAGCCGCGCCAGGGTGGTCGGGCCGTCCATGCCGGGCATCATCACGTCCAGCAGCAGCAGCTGCGGCGCGAAAAGCTCGGCCTTGCTCAGCGCTTCCTCGCCGGAGGCGCAGGCTTCCACGGTGAACTTGCCCACCATCTTGAGCGCGAAGGTGGCGACTTTGCGCACGTCGGCATCGTCCTCGACATAGAGGATGCGGGCGAGGGGGGTGGTCATGCGGTCGGTGTCTCCGTTGCCGGCGGCAGGCTCTCGATCAGGTGGCGGATGGTGTTGTGCAGCTCGCGGTTCTCCGTGCGGCTCTTGACCAGCGAGGCGGCGACATGGCGCGCCGTGCCCGGGTCGTAGTCGCTGGCCGAGAAGATCAGCACCGGCGGCGGCTTGGGCAGGTGGCGCAGCTCTCCCAGCAGGTCGAGCCCGCTGCCGTCCGGCAGCCCGACATCGACGATCACCAGCGCGAAGTGCGGGTCGGCGGCCAGGATCGCGCGCGCGTCGGCCAGGCTGCGGGCAGGCACGATCTCCGCCTCGTCGCCCATCACGGCCGCCACCACGCGGACGATGTCGTGGTCGTCCTCCACGTGCAGGATGCGCGCGCCGCCGTCGCTGCTGTGCAGCGCATGGCGCAGCGCGTCGCGCAGGCGGGACTGGTCGATCGGCTTGTCCAGCCAGTCCACCACGCCCACCGCGTCGCCGTTCAGCTGCACCCGCCCCTGGTCGGCGATGGCGGAAATCACGATCACCGGCAGCGCCCGCCCGTCCGGCCGCTGGCGCAGGCGGCGGAACAGCGACAGCCCGTCCTCGTCCGGCAGCATCAGGTCCAGGGTCAGCGCGTCGAAATGGCTGCGGTCCAGGCTTTCAAAGGCCTCGCTGGCGTCGCGCGCCACCTCGCTGTCCCAGCCATGCTGGCCCAGGATGCGGCCGAGCAGCAGCGCCACGTCGGCGTCGTCCTCCACCACCAGGGCGCGGCGGCGCGGCTGCTCGCGCCCGTCGGCCGCGGGGCCGGCGGCGGGGGCGGGGCGGATCACCCGCTCGGCCAGGCGCGGCAGGCTGAACCAGAAC includes the following:
- a CDS encoding M23 family metallopeptidase, giving the protein MIISRRAAATLLLAAAGCARQPAAEAQPAAATATPRGLSIGPEGLSQGGLALGQAAPGSRVTLDGRAVRVAPDGRFIVGFARDAGPVARLAVSGPGGSETRELAIAKRDWDIQRLNGLPPAMVSPNAQQLARIQAEQKRINAARADDSEMPFFAEPFAWPARGRISGVYGSQRILNGEPRAAHLGLDIATPTGTPCSSMGGGRVALAADLYFTGNTVIIQHGHGLTSLYAHLSAIEVAEGAGVRQGQRIGLTGATGRVTGPHLHLGVSWFSTAVDPRPLLPAA
- the xseA gene encoding exodeoxyribonuclease VII large subunit, translating into MDTDTPARTNAPEFTVSEISGAIKRTLEGEFGRVRVRGEITELKAYPSGHIYLALKDEGAKIRAIIWRFAVPKLSLKPENGVEVIATGKVSAYGERSDYQLIIDRLEYAGEGALLARIEALRKKLGAEGLFDEARKKPLPRLPRVIGVVSSEKGAVIQDIRTTIARRFPSHILLWPVPVQGQGAAEQIAAAIHGFSRLPAGMPRPDVLIVARGGGSLEDLMAFNDEAVIRAVAACPIPVISAVGHETDTTLVDFASDRRAPTPTAAAELAVPARAELLAALAQRSARLLQSGQAALNHARLRLSRTEARMPDLPGIVGAARQRLDDRAERLVLAPAALLARKRAALDALAPRLPHPRETLAGHRHAVAQAATRATAALQRLTDQSHARLARVPDPANALRRMVDQRHAALARIPDAGQALRRVLEQQQARLHRLPDPGTRVAASLREARLTLSGLAARLEGASYQGVLARGFALVRLEDGPPVTAAGEVPAGARLAITLRDGTLHATADGSAPQKRPRPAPKPEQGSLL
- a CDS encoding diguanylate cyclase; amino-acid sequence: MDTTGSPEGEIRDALRRLRAEGVQRLGERVAEVVEGWSRLAALPGWGAAARQDARALAASAHRLAGAGGTFGFPGISAAAAPLEVMLLGLAEAEAPGADRRSQTTRFVDAVRDAWAGGPEAGGGAEPDAAATDTAEGAEGIYLFAVPEEQAELAAIIGNLGYPLHLARDGDALEDLPPGRLTAAVVDDALPDAAAICAALAGRCPVILLAQEGGFAARLAAARAGVAAVVAKPLAVNELADWLDHFAARGDEARFSILVVDDDPLLAEAYALALRRAGMVVTVVSDPSRAMEALSAAHPDLILMDVQMPEVDGIELARVIRQTRRHLSVPIVFLSAEQDSGRQIMARRLGGDDFIPKPVELDRLVTLVRLRAERARALRAVMESDSLTGLLNHARFKERLALELERAAREGSVLSLGIIDLDHFKSVNDTHGHLVGDRVIRGLARALQKQLRRTDVIGRYGGEEFAVLLPNTPPEAAATRLDRVRERFGETPFAGAEAPFRVHFSAGVAGSGAHAEAEALIAAADAGLYAAKRAGRNQVRGPG
- a CDS encoding PA0069 family radical SAM protein; translated protein: MPEGSIHDASALLHGARRGRGATTNPAIRFDRHSTVAFDDGWDSWEEEQADLPPLATTLIKDSSRTALARNNSPDLGFDRSINPYRGCEHGCVYCFARPTHAYLGFSPGLDFETKLLFKPQIAELLEAQLRKPGYQPATIALGSNTDPYQPVERTLKLTRAVLEVLDRFNHPVAVVTKSANVVRDIDILGRMAERGLARVCLSVTTLDRGLARILEPRAATPERRLDAVEKLAAAGIPVAVLAAPMIPAVNDMELERILERGASHGATRAGYVLLRLPLEIGEIFEAWLHTHMPERAAKVMALVRQTRGGQTYDSRFGQRQTGSGPYAEMLARRFSVAVKRLGLDPTMQGHTGVTGLRTDLFSVPHRPGEATQLALF
- the purD gene encoding phosphoribosylamine--glycine ligase, whose amino-acid sequence is MKVLLVGGGGREHALAWALSASPMLTKLWCAPGNAGIAELAECVAIGAEDVAALVAFARDKAVDLVVVGPEAPLTLGLADACAAAGLRCFGPSAAAAQLEGSKVFTREVTTAAGVPGAEWAQFTDPGAARAYLRDKGAPIVVKADGLAAGKGVVVAMTVEEAEAAITDIMESRVHGEAGASILLEECLMGQEVSFFALCDGTTALPMAAAQDHKRVGDGDTGPNTGGMGAYSPPPAFTPALEAEVMERIVRPSLAEMARRGTPFRGVLFVGLMLTEQGPKLIEFNVRFGDPECQVLMLRLQSDLLTALLAACDGELDRFSLRWSDEAAMVVVMAARGYPGAYAKNTAIEGLEDAARIPGAQVFHAGTTRAEDGALVSTGGRVLGVAGTGATLQAARDAAYQAVDAIRWPEGFCRRDIGWRAL
- a CDS encoding LysE family translocator, with translation MAASLLAFVLAAGLLTVTPGVDTALVLRAATVEGTRRAALAALGIGLGCLVWGAAVAVGLAALLNSAPLAYALLSWAGAAYLCWLGLRMLLRPRSSMQHGAEAAAASGRAWFLRGLLGNLLNPKIGVFYVSFLPQFVPAGMAPGAWTFGLACLHVLMGLLWCALLIGATRPLGRVLRRPAVVRWLDRLTGGVFIGFGVKLALSR
- the moaB gene encoding molybdenum cofactor biosynthesis protein B; translated protein: MPIDESLPFVPVNIAVLTVSDTRDLSTDKSGQLLADRIAAAGHNVQSRRIVRDEADAIEAVLRRWVADPAVDVGITTGGTGITGRDVTPEAFARVLDKEIGGFGELFRMLSYAKIGTSTMQSRALGGVAGGTYLFALPGSSGAVRDAWDDILRFQLDARHKPCNLVELMPRLQEHLKAAG
- a CDS encoding transcriptional regulator — protein: MIVFLDFEASSLAKRGYPIEVGWAAEDGSGEGHLIRPAPDWVDWSAEAEAIHGITRHTLLRDGTPHDVVARRMVEALTGHDLYASAPSWDGKWLSALLRAAGLPRHALRLRDTEEAHRAVLLAAGLPPEQAEALLPDEPPAHRALEDARRELRRWRGLREKVGGKNSPEPPSSF
- a CDS encoding response regulator, with translation MTTPLARILYVEDDADVRKVATFALKMVGKFTVEACASGEEALSKAELFAPQLLLLDVMMPGMDGPTTLARLRQLEATASTPAVFMTAKVQPHEVSHYRSLGSLDVISKPFDPMTLSATVRGIWERREDA